In Flavobacterium luteolum, the DNA window TTTAGGTTTTTGTTCCAGATTGTATAAATCCCAAGACATTCCAAATTTGACAGCAAGAGTTTTATCAAAGTCTTCTTTAAAACTTTCAACTGTGATAGTCGAATTTTCGAATTCGCATTCCAGACGCATAAAAAATACATTTTGCTCTACATCCACGTGTTGGTCGATATAGGTAATATTTCCTCCTACCTTAGCAATAAAAGTAGTGACTGAAGCAATAATATTCTTTTGATCTTTACAGTGAATGAGTATGGTAATTTTTTGCATTTGAGTTTGTTTTTGGTTAGTTGCAAAGCTGCTGAGATCCTAAGACACTTAGTTTTTTAGCTTAGATGCTTAATGTCTTAGAAGCTTAGCAACTTTAGAATTATTTTCCATCCTGCATTGCAAAAACCTTCTGTAATAAAGGCGTTGTTCTTGCAGAAATATCGTTTCTGATTACTTTTTCTTCAACAGCAATCATTTTAAAAACACCAGACAAAGCTTGATTGGTTGTATAATCAGTTAAATCTGGATTTACTTTTTTAACTAGCGGAATAGTATTGTATTTGTTTATAATTTTTATCCAGACAGCATCGGCGCCTACTTTTTCGAAAGAGCTTTTGATAACCGGATTAAATTTGGCGTATAATGCAGTTGTTGTACTGCCTTGTAAATAATTGGTTGCGGCATTATCACTTCCTAAAAGAATGTTTTTAGCATCTGTAAACGTCATGTTTTTTACTGCTGTCACAAAAATCGGAGTTGCTTCTTTTACTGCGTCTTCTGCAGCACGGTTCAGCATTTTGATTCCTTCATCTGCAAGAGAGCTTAAACCTACTTTACGCAATGTTGCATCTACTTTTTGTAATTCTTCGGGCATTAAAATTTTTACAGCTTCGTTTTTGTAAAATCCGTCTACAGCAGTTAGTTTACTTACTTGTTGCGTGATTCCTTTATTTAAAGCTTCTTTTAATCCAGAAGCAATATCAACAGTTCCTGAATTTGGAATCTGAGATGCGATTTGAGGCAATTGATTTAGGGTTTGTTGTACCTGTGCACAAGAAGTAAGCGAAAATGTAACGGCTAATAGTAAAATCTTTTTCATTTGGGGTTTTTATTTAAGTTTCAAAAATACTACTTATTCAAAAACAACGCCACAATTTTATTCAGGGTGAAGAAAGATTTTGTTTGATAATTAACAACAGATTACTATTTGTGTATTTGGGACTTTTTATGATTATAATAATAAAAGAAAGAGAATTATTTACTTTTTCAGAAGATCTATTTTCTCATCTGTTTTTTCAATATAAACAGACATTTCACTGTATTTCCATTTTCCTCTTTTTTCTCCTACAACAAACAAAGTTGCTTTGCCTTTAGGACCTTTTAGAGGAACTTGTACATCGCAAGCTCGTACATCGTTGTGTGAAGTAACAACTCCAGAAACCATTCCGTCAGTTTCGATGGGAGATCCGAGTTTTTCAACCACTAATTTATTATTCTCTACAGCAATCATAGATTCTTTATAGGCTTCAGAATCTTTAAGAACCGAAGTTACTTCATAGAAAATTCCGCCAATAAATAAAGCCGCTAATATGATAAGAGTTAAACATCCGCTGGGAATAAGCCATTTCCAGTTTCGGTTTAGCCAGCTTTGTTTTTGTATTAACTCATTAGAATCGTCCATAAATCAATTTTTTAGGTGAATGACAAAGCTAAAATAAGGATAATTTCTTGTTTATTTTATAATTTTTTAATGGAAGGTATTTATGTTCAGTTTTCTATAATTTTGATTTTCTATTAATTGGAATGAAAAAAATCATCTCATAACTGTACAAGATGATTTTTAGGAAAGCCTTTCAGACTTTAATTAATATGATAATTTAGATTGAGGGTTGTATAGATTTGAATTAAGACGTTATTTCAAAAGCTGTTAGATCTTCTATGTTGTTCATTTTCATAATAATTAGCTTTTAAATACTGTAAAATTAATGGCAGAATTAAAAAGAACAAAATTCGGCTTGATTACGAAGAATCTGAACCTTTAAAAGGTTTAAGAATAAATAAGTTAAGATTTTTTACAATTAAAAAAGAGAGGATTTGTCAAAAATTGACAAATCCTCTCTATAATTTATTAGAATTGTATTATTGAGCTACAACTGCATTTTCTGTTATTTGTTTATCATTTTCGTAAACATCTTGAAAGAATCCTATTTCGCCATTTTCATTTACCAATGAAGTAAAATAAGTGATGAAAATTGGCACTTTTTTAGACAGCTTAAAACTGTTTTCTGTTTTACCAGCCATTGCTTTATCAATTTTTGCCTGATTCCATTCTGGATAATCTTTCAGCATGGCAACAGCAAGTTCTTTAGCCATTTTAACATTAATACATCCGTGGCTGAAAGTTCTTTTTTCAAAATCGAATAAAGTTTTAGATGGCGTATCGTGCATGTAAATATCATCAGAATTTGGAAACATAAATTTTACCAATCCTAAAGAATTATCTGGTCCTGGTTTTTGTCTTACTTGTCCGTTTACCATTTCCATGTTTTTCGCTGCTAGATAATTAGGATCTTCAGCCATTTTAGATTTCAACTCATTTTGCACAATACTTTGAGGTACTGTCCAATATGGGCTAAAAACAATTCGATCAATTTCTCCATTAAAAATGGTTGTTTTGGTTAAAGGTGCACCAACAAATACGGGTGAAGTCAAAACTATTTTTCCGTTCTTAACATAAAACAATTCATAAGAAGGAACATTTACCAAAACATATTCATCGCTGGCAGCAATTTTGGCCGAAATCTCACGGCATCTTTCCATGTTAAGTTTTAAAGTCGCCACTTTATCTTCAAGCGGAATATTCATTTCGTTAATGTGTTCTTCTGCCAAAATATAATTAGGTTTAAATCCGTTACGGACTTTATATTTCATTACAGCGTCCATCAATTCACGATCATAAATATCGCTTTTAGAATCTGTTTTTAAATCGCCTAACAAATACAGACGAGTTCTAACTTGCGAAATAGTGCTAGAAACCGCATCTGGACGTAACTCTTTATAAGGTGATTCTGCCGGAACAATTGGTTTATATTTGCTAGATTTTTCTAATCTTTTATATTTTTTTAGAGCATCTTGCAATTTGTAATACTGGTCAAATTCTACTTTTTCATTTGAGGCAACTGCTGTTGTTTCTGCTTCTTCTAATGTGCTGTAGTTTAAGAAATCTTTCAGCATGCTATCATAAGCTAATTTTTTCTTGTCGGCATTACTTTTCTTAGTGTACACTATATATAATGAACTCAAAAGCATATCTGCGTCAGTTTTAGAAAGAGTGCTTTTATCTGATGAAGCATCAAATAGTTGGTCTATTTCTTTTTGATAAGGAATAATTAAATCATCTGTTTTTTTTGCTTTTTCGTACAAAACAGAACCAAATTCGTTGATTTCGTTTTCATCAAACCAGATAGATCCAAGAGTTCTGTTTTTATACAAAGACATGACATCTGATTTATATTTTTTTAAATCCGAATATCTTTTAAAGAAGTCGTTCGAGATTTCGTCTACATCATTTTGATTGTGGTAAACAGTTAAATGATTTGAAGTTTTTTTATAGGTAAGATTGTTTTTTTCAATACTGTTAAAAGAAAATACAAAAAAACTCAAACTTAAAATGACGGTGAATGAATATAATGTTTTCATTTTTTTAATTTTTACGTTATTACTTTTCTACGTAAGTTTTAGGTAAAAATTTGGGGCTTTTCTACACTGCTAAATTACTATTAGAGAGCTCGAAACATGTTTCCTGATTTTATTTAAATGTTGCGAAATTGCCATGTCTTTAAGCTTTCTTTAACTTATATCAATTAGTAGCAAGAATTGTTACCTTTATATTGAAGAAAAAATATTTTCTTTTTTATTAACATAATGTTATTTGACTGATCAAATATTAAAATAATTTGTACATTGGTCGCTTAAAATTATCATATTCATAAAATGGAACAACAAATACCATATATTCCTAAAAATAAAGTAAGAATTGTCACTGCTGCTTCACTTTTTGATGGTCATGATGCTGCCATCAATATTATGCGTCGAATTATTCAGTCAACAGGGGTTGAAGTAATTCATCTTGGTCATGACAGAAGTGTAGAAGAAGTGGTGAATACCGCTATTCAGGAAGATGCCAATGCTATTGCAATGACTTCATACCAAGGTGGTCACAACGAATACTTTAAATATATGTATGATTTGCTTCGCGAAAAAGGAGCAGGCCACATTAAAATCTTCGGTGGTGGAGGTGGTGTAATTCTTCCTAGCGAAATTTCAGAATTGCATGAATATGGTATTACAAGAATTTATTCTCCAGACGATGGCCGTTCTTTAGGACTTCAAGGAATGATTAACGATTTAGTACAGCGAGCTGATTTTCCTATTGGAGATAAACTGAACGGAGAAATCGATCATATCGAAAATAAAATTCCTACCGCAATTGCACGTTTAATTTCTGCAGCCGAAAACTTCCCAGAAATTGCAAAACCAGTTTTTGATAAAATTCACGAAAGCAATGCTTCTTCAAAAATTCCAGTTTTAGGAATAACAGGAACGGGAGGAGCAGGAAAATCTTCTTTGGTTGACGAATTGGTTCGCCGATTTTTAATTGATTTTCCAGAAAAAACAATCGGATTAATTTCTGTCGATCCTTCTAAGAGAAAAACCGGAGGAGCGCTTTTAGGAGACAGAATCCGTATGAATGCTATTAATAATTCTCGTGTTTATATGCGTTCATTGGCGACACGTCAATCAAATTTGGCTTTGTCTAAATATGTAGCCGAAGCGATTCAGGTTTTAAAAGCTGCAAAATACGATTTGATTATTCTGGAAACTTCAGGAATTGGTCAGTCTGATACTGAAATTATGGATCATTCTGATGTTTCTTTATATGTGATGACGCCAGAGTTTGGAGCTGCAACACAATTGGAAAAAATCGACATGCTTGATTTTGCCGATTTAGTGGCTTTAAACAAATTTGATAAACGCGGCGCTTTAGACGCTTTACGCGATGTAAAAAAACAATATCAAAGAAACCATAATCTTTGGGATAAAAGCCCAGACGAAATGCCAGTTTTCGGAACAATTGCTTCGCAGTTTAACGATCCGGGAATGAACACGCTTTATAAAGCAATTATGGATAAAGTGGTTGAAAAAACGGCTTCTGATTTGAAATCGACTTTTGAAATCACTAAAGAAATGAGCGAGAAAATCTTCGTGATTCCGCCGGGAAGAACGCGTTATTTATCTGAAATTGCAGAGAATAACAGATCTTATGACGAAATCGCACTTTCGCAGCAAAAAGTAGCGCAGAAATTATACGGAATTTTCAAAACCATCGAATCGGTTTCTGGGAAAGTGCCTCAAATAAATAAAGCTGGAATCGACGATTCTACAGTTTTACCAAGCGGAATTCAAGAACACGACGAAAACAGAATCTTTTTAAATCTTTTACTGAATCAATTCGATAAAGTAAAAATGGATTTAGATCCCTACAATTGGGAAATTATTCTGAATTGGGATGAAAAAGTAGCGAAATACAAAAATCCAGTTTACTCCTTTAAAGTACGTGATAAAGAAATCAAGATTGCAACACATTCTGAAAGTTTATCACATTTACAGATTCCGAAAATTGCTTTGCCTAAATATGAAGGTTGGGGTGATATTCTGCGTTGGAATTTACAGGAAAATGTTCCTGGAGAATTTCCGTTTGCTTCTGGATTATATCCGTTTAAACGTGAAGGCGAAGATCCGTCGAGAATGTTTGCCGGCGAGGGCGGACCAGAAAGAACCAACAAACGTTTTCATTATGTAAGTGCAGGAATGCCAGCAAAACGTCTTTCGACTGCTTTTGACAGTGTTACTTTATACGGAAACGATCCAGATTTGCGTCCAGATATTTACGGGAAAATTGGAAATGCAGGAGTTTCAATCTGCTGTTTAGATGATGCGAAGAAACTATATTCAGGTTTCGATTTGGTTCATGCTTTAACTTCGGTAAGTATGACGATTAATGGACCTGCGCCAATGCTGTTAGGTTTCTTTATGAACGCGGCAATCGATCAGCAATGTGAGATTTACATCAAAGCAAATGATTTAGAAAAAGAAGTTGAAGCTAAAATCAACAAATTATATAAAGACAAAGGAATCGAAAGACCGAAGTACCAAGGCGAACTTCCTGCTGGAAATAACGGATTAGGATTAATGCTTTTGGGTGTTACGGGAGATCAGGTTTTACCATTGGACGTTTATAACGAAATAAAAGTAAAAACGTTAGCTCAAGTTCGTGGAACGGTTCAGGCTGATATTTTAAAAGAAGATCAGGCGCAAAATACTTGTATTTTCTCAACTGAATTTGCTTTGCGATTAATGGGCGACGTTCAGGAATATTTTATTACTAAAAACGTTCGTAATTTCTATTCGGTTTCTATTTCAGGATATCATATTGCAGAGGCAGGAGCAAACCCAATTACGCAATTGGCATTTACGCTTTCAAATGGTTTCACTTATGTGGAATATTATTTGAGCCGTGGAATGAACATCAACGATTTTGGACCAAATTTATCTTTCTTTTTCTCAAACGGAGTAGATCCAGAATATTCAGTTATTGGACGTGTGGCGCGTAAAATTTGGGCAAAAGCCATGAAAAATAAATACGGAGCCAACGAAAGAGCACAAATGCTGAAATATCATATTCAAACTTCTGGACGTTCGTTACACGCGCAGGAAATTGATTTCAACGATATTAGAACAACTTTACAAGCTTTATACGCGATTTATGACAACTGTAATTCATTGCACACAAATGCTTACGATGAAGCGATTACAACGCCAACAGAAGAATCTGTACGTCGTGCAATGGCAATTCAGCTGATTATTAATAAAGAATTAGGTTTAGCGAAAAACGAAAACCCAATTCAAGGTTCATTCATCATCGAAGAATTGACTGATTTAGTTGAAGCAGCTGTTCTTCAAGAATTCGACAGAATTACAGAGCGTGGAGGAGTTCTTGGCGCAATGGAAACGATGTACCAGCGTTCTAAAATTCAGGAAGAAAGTTTGTATTACGAAACTTTAAAACACAATGGCGATTTTCCAATTGTGGGTGTAAATACTTTCCTGAGTTCAAAAGGTTCGCCAACGGTAATTCCGGCTGAGGTTATTCGCGCAACCGAGGAAGAAAAACAATATCAAATTACGATGTTGGATAACTTGCACAATTTCCACGAAGCAAAAGTAAACGAGCATTTGAATACCTTACAGCAAGCCGCTATTAAAAACGAAAATTTGTTCGATCATTTAATGGAAGCTACAAAAGTTTGTTCTTTGGGTCAGATTACTTCGGCGTTGTTTGAAGTTGGTGGGCAGTATAGGAGAAATATGTAATCTTTGATTTTTTTAATGATATGGAAAACCTCTCAAGATTATTGGGAGGTTTTTTTATTAGAAATTTTCCAATAAGGCCAAAGGCCTAAAAGCATTTTAGCATTGGGCAAACGCCCAATGTCTGTAATAGGATTGAATAAGAAAGCCCTGAAAGGGTGTAAGCAATTAGATGACAAGAATGTCTATTGCCCTTTCAGGGCTTCGAGTTGTATTGAGTTTTAGCTAATAGGGCGTTGCCCTATTTTGGAGCTGTTAGCCTTTCAGGCTTTTTTATGCAGACTTTTAAGAATCTAAACCTCTCAATAAATTCTATTAAAAAAGTAGTTCACTAATGCCCCGATAGCGCGAGCGTCTCGCTCGTGAACGCAAAGTAATGCACGAGCGAGACGCTCGCGCCAGCAAAAAAATCCTATTATCAAATATAGCCCGTGGTTTCAACCACGGGTACACAATCGGAGCAAGACAATATTACGTTCCCGTGGTTGAAACCACGGGCTATGTCTATATCGTTTTTGAATAGCAAAGAAGAAAATCACTCAACAACCTCCCCAACAAACCCCAAAAACTCCATTTCATCCATAGGAAACAAATGCAGAATCGTTTCCAAAATCAACGAAACATTAATAGTTGTACTTTTATCTGCTTTAGAAAAATTATGCATATCATTATCAAGTGCCAGAATACATAATTTTAATAAATCGGTAATAAGACAACCGAGTTCTAAATAATTGACAACCTTAAATTGCGCGGTAAAAGAATTGGCTTCGTTGGTTGGTTTTAGCGTTGTAAAATACTGAGCGGTTAATTTTTGCAGTTTTTGTAGCTTTTCTGTTTCGTTAGTTTCCATAAGGCGTATATTTTTAATTAGTTTACAATTTGACTTTTACAAAATTATTATAAGAAAAATTGTACTTTTGTTTGATTCGGCGAAGGAAGAAATAGATTTTGCTGTACCAAATCATTTTTTACTGTATCGCATGGCAAAAAAATCTGTTTTTTACATTTTACCGATTTTGAGACTTTATTATTATCTTTGAATTATGAGCACACTAACAAAACCAAATCATATAGGGCGAAAAATAAGCCGTATTCGTGAACTTCGTGATATGAAACAAGAAGCTTTGGCGCAGGCTTTAGGAACAAACCAACAAGCGATTTCGGCTATGGAAAACAGCGAAACCATTGATGACGAAAAACTTGTTGAGGTTGCAAAAGCACTTGGTGTAACCGTTGAAGCAATTAAGAATTTTTCAGACGAAGCTGCAATTAATTATTTCAATAGTTTTAATGAAGCGGTTCATAATAGTCATTTTGGAAATAATAATCATTGTACTTTCAATCCATTAGATAAATTAATGGAAACGGTAGAAGAAAATAAAAAGCTTTACGAGCGTTTGCTTCAATCAGAAAAAGATAAAATAGAATATTTAGAAAAATTGCTAAAAGATAAATAGTAAGCTTTTTAAGAATATAGAAACCTCTCAGAAATGAGAGGTTTTTTATTTTACAAAAAAATATCGTTTTACGGCTTTCCTCAATTTAGAAGAAATTTGTTTGTATATATTAGCAACCAGAAAAATAGAGATGAAAAGCTTTCTGGGAAAGGCAAATCAATTATAAAAACCAAAAACTATATATAACCTCAAAAATTAATTTTTAAATGAAAAAAAGCATTTTTATTTTAGGATTGCTATTTATTACAAGCTTGAGTTTTTGCCAGACCAAGGTTAAGCAAGACATAAAAGCAACTAATAAAACAGAAAACAAAACATACGACTCAAAACTTTTTGGATGCTGGAAAGGCTCTGAAACAGGACAGCAGCAAGATGGTGTAAGTAAATATTGGGTTTCATGCCGTTTTGAAAACGGAACTAGTACTTTATTATTTGTTGTAATTTATCCAAGCGGTAAAGTCGATCAAACAACTGAAAATGGCAAATGGTGGGTTGAAAACGGAAAGTATTATGAATTACATAACTACGATGGCGTAATTGATGTTTACGATTATCAAGTTACAGAAGAAGGAGTTAATTTTCAATCGGTTGAATTAATGGGAAAAATGGACAATACTTATAAATTTACCGATTATAAAATTGCTGATTAAGTGAAATTGAAAGATTATAATTTAATAGAAAAATCTCTCAGAAATGAGAGGTTTTTTTGTTCATCTATTTTATACTTATATATTTACTTTTAATAAAAAAAACTTGCTAAACAAACCAAATGAAAACAAAACTACTTTTATTTTTTATACTCTGTATTTTTATCGAAACCAGTGCTCAACAGAAAATCTATGATTTAACTAGTAATCCAAACAGTTTTTTAAAATTTAATGGCAATTTATTTTTTGAAGCTAGTGCTGAAAATACAGGTTTTGAAATATGGAAAAGTGATGGAACTCCTGAGAACACAGCTATTCTTCACGCTATGAATGTAAGTAAAGGTTTTAATCCAAAAAGAATATTAAATACAGGTTCAGCTATATTAAATGGTAAGTTGTTTTTTATTGCAAGAGACAATCTTTCAAATGGAGAAATTTGGCGAACAGATGGAATAAATGAAACTGTAAAAATTACAGATTTTCTTAAAGGTAGAGTTGAGAAGCTTACAACTGTAGGAAATTCGATTTTCTTTTTAATGAAAACCAGCGATTATGTATTGCAGATCTGGAAAACGGATGGTACAAAAGAAGGAACAGTATTGATAAAAGATAATTTACCTATTTGGAATAAACCAACTTTTGAAGGTGAATTAAATAATATATTTATTTTTACTTTTCAGGTAGTTAATTCGAATGATTCTAGAGTGTGGAGAAGCGATGGAACTTCAGAAGGGACACATCCTATATCAGATCAAATGGATGGCAATGGTTCAGGATTAGGAGGTACTGCAGCATTTAGTCCATATATTAAAAGCGCTAATAAATTGTATTTTGTTAGCAGAAATTATTTATTTGAGACGGATGGAACTC includes these proteins:
- a CDS encoding L,D-transpeptidase family protein, which translates into the protein MKTLYSFTVILSLSFFVFSFNSIEKNNLTYKKTSNHLTVYHNQNDVDEISNDFFKRYSDLKKYKSDVMSLYKNRTLGSIWFDENEINEFGSVLYEKAKKTDDLIIPYQKEIDQLFDASSDKSTLSKTDADMLLSSLYIVYTKKSNADKKKLAYDSMLKDFLNYSTLEEAETTAVASNEKVEFDQYYKLQDALKKYKRLEKSSKYKPIVPAESPYKELRPDAVSSTISQVRTRLYLLGDLKTDSKSDIYDRELMDAVMKYKVRNGFKPNYILAEEHINEMNIPLEDKVATLKLNMERCREISAKIAASDEYVLVNVPSYELFYVKNGKIVLTSPVFVGAPLTKTTIFNGEIDRIVFSPYWTVPQSIVQNELKSKMAEDPNYLAAKNMEMVNGQVRQKPGPDNSLGLVKFMFPNSDDIYMHDTPSKTLFDFEKRTFSHGCINVKMAKELAVAMLKDYPEWNQAKIDKAMAGKTENSFKLSKKVPIFITYFTSLVNENGEIGFFQDVYENDKQITENAVVAQ
- a CDS encoding cytochrome c oxidase assembly factor Coa1 family protein gives rise to the protein MDDSNELIQKQSWLNRNWKWLIPSGCLTLIILAALFIGGIFYEVTSVLKDSEAYKESMIAVENNKLVVEKLGSPIETDGMVSGVVTSHNDVRACDVQVPLKGPKGKATLFVVGEKRGKWKYSEMSVYIEKTDEKIDLLKK
- a CDS encoding DUF4197 domain-containing protein, which codes for MKKILLLAVTFSLTSCAQVQQTLNQLPQIASQIPNSGTVDIASGLKEALNKGITQQVSKLTAVDGFYKNEAVKILMPEELQKVDATLRKVGLSSLADEGIKMLNRAAEDAVKEATPIFVTAVKNMTFTDAKNILLGSDNAATNYLQGSTTTALYAKFNPVIKSSFEKVGADAVWIKIINKYNTIPLVKKVNPDLTDYTTNQALSGVFKMIAVEEKVIRNDISARTTPLLQKVFAMQDGK
- a CDS encoding helix-turn-helix domain-containing protein encodes the protein MSTLTKPNHIGRKISRIRELRDMKQEALAQALGTNQQAISAMENSETIDDEKLVEVAKALGVTVEAIKNFSDEAAINYFNSFNEAVHNSHFGNNNHCTFNPLDKLMETVEENKKLYERLLQSEKDKIEYLEKLLKDK
- a CDS encoding methylmalonyl-CoA mutase family protein, producing the protein MEQQIPYIPKNKVRIVTAASLFDGHDAAINIMRRIIQSTGVEVIHLGHDRSVEEVVNTAIQEDANAIAMTSYQGGHNEYFKYMYDLLREKGAGHIKIFGGGGGVILPSEISELHEYGITRIYSPDDGRSLGLQGMINDLVQRADFPIGDKLNGEIDHIENKIPTAIARLISAAENFPEIAKPVFDKIHESNASSKIPVLGITGTGGAGKSSLVDELVRRFLIDFPEKTIGLISVDPSKRKTGGALLGDRIRMNAINNSRVYMRSLATRQSNLALSKYVAEAIQVLKAAKYDLIILETSGIGQSDTEIMDHSDVSLYVMTPEFGAATQLEKIDMLDFADLVALNKFDKRGALDALRDVKKQYQRNHNLWDKSPDEMPVFGTIASQFNDPGMNTLYKAIMDKVVEKTASDLKSTFEITKEMSEKIFVIPPGRTRYLSEIAENNRSYDEIALSQQKVAQKLYGIFKTIESVSGKVPQINKAGIDDSTVLPSGIQEHDENRIFLNLLLNQFDKVKMDLDPYNWEIILNWDEKVAKYKNPVYSFKVRDKEIKIATHSESLSHLQIPKIALPKYEGWGDILRWNLQENVPGEFPFASGLYPFKREGEDPSRMFAGEGGPERTNKRFHYVSAGMPAKRLSTAFDSVTLYGNDPDLRPDIYGKIGNAGVSICCLDDAKKLYSGFDLVHALTSVSMTINGPAPMLLGFFMNAAIDQQCEIYIKANDLEKEVEAKINKLYKDKGIERPKYQGELPAGNNGLGLMLLGVTGDQVLPLDVYNEIKVKTLAQVRGTVQADILKEDQAQNTCIFSTEFALRLMGDVQEYFITKNVRNFYSVSISGYHIAEAGANPITQLAFTLSNGFTYVEYYLSRGMNINDFGPNLSFFFSNGVDPEYSVIGRVARKIWAKAMKNKYGANERAQMLKYHIQTSGRSLHAQEIDFNDIRTTLQALYAIYDNCNSLHTNAYDEAITTPTEESVRRAMAIQLIINKELGLAKNENPIQGSFIIEELTDLVEAAVLQEFDRITERGGVLGAMETMYQRSKIQEESLYYETLKHNGDFPIVGVNTFLSSKGSPTVIPAEVIRATEEEKQYQITMLDNLHNFHEAKVNEHLNTLQQAAIKNENLFDHLMEATKVCSLGQITSALFEVGGQYRRNM